The proteins below come from a single Alnus glutinosa chromosome 9, dhAlnGlut1.1, whole genome shotgun sequence genomic window:
- the LOC133877582 gene encoding protein TIC 62, chloroplastic gives MASRLSFTPLPDFPAPVEVFPRPHQRSPCFTLPLSTFCSVVSSSKTISISRRGSPALNAVKEQLIQSSNSEPTHDSKTDSSSSSKLVLVVGGSGGVGQLVVASLLKRNIKSRLLLRDPEKAIALFGKQDEEKLQVFEGDTRNPEDIDPSIFEGVTHVICCTGTTAFPSKRWNGDNTPERVDWEGVRNLVSALPPSLKRIVLVSSVGVTKSSELPWSIMNLFGVLKFKKMGEDFLRNSGLPFTIIRPGRLTDGPYTSYDLNTLLKATAGQRRAVLIGQGDKLVGEASRLVIAEACIQALDIDSTQGNVYEINSVEGEGPGSDPQKWLELFKAAQGQ, from the exons ATGGCTTCCAGACTCTCCTTCACTCCACTTCCCGATTTCCCAGCCCCAGTTGAAGTATTTCCGAGACCCCATCAGCGAAGCCCATGTTTTACTCTTCCACTATCAACCTTTTGTTCTGTGGTTTCTTCTTCTAAGACCATTTCAATCTCTAGAAGAGGATCGCCAGCTCTCAATGCTGTCAAGGAGCAGCTCATCCAATCCTCAAATTCAGAACCGACCCATGATTCCAAAACTGATTCATCTTCGTCTTCTAAGCTCGTTCTCGTCGTTGGCGGCTCCGGCGGAGTTG GGCAGTTGGTTGTGGCATCATTGCTAAAACGGAATATCAAGTCACGGCTATTACTGCGAGATCCCGAGAAAGCAATCGCCTTGTTTGGTAAACAAGATGAGGAGAAATTGCAG GTTTTCGAAGGGGATACTCGGAATCCAGAGGATATAGATCCATCTATCTTTGAG GGAGTCACACATGTGATTTGCTGCACGGGAACGACAGCCTTTCCTTCTAAACGGTGGAATGGAGATAATACACCAGAAAGAGTAG ATTGGGAGGGTGTGAGAAATCTTGTATCTGCACTGCCACCTTCATTGAAGAGGATTGTTCTTGTTTCATCAGTAGGTGTAACAAAGTCCAGCGAACTACCATGGAG TATTATGAACCTCTTTGGTGTTCTGAAATTTAAAAAGATGGGGGAGGATTTTCTTCGTAATTCTGGTCTTCCATTTACCATAATCAG GCCTGGCAGATTGACAGATGGACCTTACACATCTTATGATCTAAATACTTTGCTCAAAGCTACAGCTGGGCAAAGACGTGCAGTCCTTATAGGTCAAG GAGATAAACTTGTTGGAGAGGCTAGCAGACTTGTAATCGCAGAGGCTTGCATACAAGCACTGGACATAGACTCTACTCAAGGCAATGTTTATGAAATCAATTCAGTTGAG